In Natator depressus isolate rNatDep1 chromosome 22, rNatDep2.hap1, whole genome shotgun sequence, the following proteins share a genomic window:
- the DRD2 gene encoding D(2) dopamine receptor, which produces MDPLNVSWYNDDIGNRNWSKPLNGSDEDQKPQYNYYAMLLTLLIFVIVFGNVLVCMAVSREKALQTTTNYLIVSLAVADLLVATLVMPWVVYLEVVGEWRFSRIHCDIFVTLDVMMCTASILNLCAISIDRYTAVAMPMLYNTHYSSRRRVTVMISVVWVLSFAISCPLLFGLSNTDKNECIIANPAFVVYSSIVSFYVPFIVTLLVYVQIYVVLRKRRKRVNTKRNTHGLDSDTQAPLKDKCTHPEDVKLCTVIVKSNGSFPVHKRKVEAVNHVEEMEMEMVSSTSPPEKTKHKPALLSNHQLVMPATSNQCINSTLDLPLDSPTKTEKNGHAKDNPKTAKVFEIQSMPNGKTRTSLKILSRRKLSQQKEKKATQMLAIVLGVFIICWLPFFITHILNMHCNCNIPPAMYSAFTWLGYVNSAVNPIIYTTFNIEFRKAFMKILHC; this is translated from the exons ATGGATCCCCTGAACGTGTCCTGGTACAATGATGACATTGGCAACAGGAACTGGAGCAAGCCTCTCAATGGGTCCGATGAAGACCAGAAGCCACAATACAACTACTATGCCATGCTTCTCACCCTCCTTATCTTCGTCATCGTCTTCGGCAACGTGTTGGTGTGCATGGCCGTGTCCAGGGAAAAAGCCCTTCAGACCACCACTAACTACCTGATCGTGAGTCTGGCCGTGGCAGATCTCTTGGTGGCGACTCTGGTGATGCCCTGGGTAGTCTACCTGGAG GTGGTCGGTGAGTGGAGATTTAGCCGGATCCACTGTGACATCTTTGTCACCCTGGACGTTATGATGTGTACTGCCAGCATCCTCAACCTCTGTGCCATCAGCATTGACAG GTACACCGCAGTAGCAATGCCAATGCTTTATAACACACATTACAGCTCCAGGCGCAGAGTCACTGTCATGATCTCCGTGGTCTGGGTCCTGTCGTTTGCCATCTCCTGCCCACTTCTATTTGGTCTCAGCAACACAG ACAAGAATGAGTGTATCATTGCCAATCCTGCCTTTGTTGTGTATTCCTCTATCGTCTCCTTCTACGTTCCCTTCATTGTCACCCTGCTGGTATACGTGCAGATTTACGTAGTGCTCCGTAAACGCAGGAAGCGCGTCAACACCAAGCGCAACACCCACGGCCTGGACTCTGACACGCAGGCACCGCTGAAG GACAAATGCACTCACCCAGAAGATGTGAAGCTCTGCACTGTTATTGTCAAGTCCAACGGGAGTTTCCCAGTTCATAAGCGGAAAGTG GAGGCAGTGAATCACGTGGaggagatggagatggagatggTGTCCAGTACCAGCCCCCCtgaaaaaaccaaacacaaaccaGCCCTGCTGAGTAACCACCAATTGgtcatgccagccacttccaacCAGTGCATCAATTCCACCCTGGATTTGCCCTTGGACAGCCCCACGAAAACGGAGAAGAATGGGCATGCCAAAGACAACCCAAAGACGGCCAAGGTCTTCGAGATCCAGTCCATGCCCAATGGCAAGACAAGGACTTCCCTCAAGATCCTGAGCAGGAGGAAACTCTCGcagcagaaggaaaagaaagcCACCCAGATGCTAGCCATTGTGCTTG GTGTTTTCATCATATGCTGGCTCCCCTTTTTCATCACCCACATCCTGAACATGCATTGCAACTGCAACATCCCACCGGCGATGTACAGTGCCTTCACGTGGCTCGGGTATGTCAACAGCGCCGTCAACCCAATTATTTACACCACCTTCAACATTGAGTTCCGCAAGGCCTTCATGAAGATCCTCCATTGCTAA